One segment of Rhinatrema bivittatum chromosome 14, aRhiBiv1.1, whole genome shotgun sequence DNA contains the following:
- the NME3 gene encoding nucleoside diphosphate kinase 3 isoform X1, which yields MICLVLTIFAHIFQSAWTGINERTFLAIKPDGVQRRLIGEIIRRFERKGFKLVGMKLMQAPDSLLKDHYLALQARPFYSRLVKYMSSGPVLAMVWQGLDVVKTARTMLGETNPADSKPGTIRGDFCVDISRNVIHGSDSTESARREIALWFNSAELLCWEDNAGSWLYE from the exons ATGATCTGTCTGGTGCTGACCATCTTCGCTCACATTTTCCAGAGCG CATGGACAGGGATTAACGAGCGCACCTTTCTAGCCATCAAACCTGATGGCGTCCAACGGCGCCTGATTGGTGAGATTATCCGACGCTTCGAGCGGAAAGGCTTCAAGCTGGTGGGGATGAAACTGATGCAG GCCCCGGACAGCCTGCTGAAGGATCATTACTTAGCGCTGCAGGCTCGGCCTTTCTACAGTCGGCTGGTGAAATACATGAGCTCGGGGCCAGTGCTTGCTATG GTGTGGCAAGGGCTGGACGTGGTGAAGACGGCTCGCACCATGCTGGGGGAAACCAACCCAGCTGACTCCAAGCCCGGCACCATCCGAGGGGATTTCTGTGTGGACATCAGCAG GAATGTGATTCATGGCAGCGACTCAACAGAAAGCGCTCGGCGGGAGATCGCTCTCTGGTTCAACTCGGCGGAGCTGCTGTGCTGGGAAGACAATGCTGGGAGCTGGCTTTACGAGTAA
- the NME3 gene encoding nucleoside diphosphate kinase 3 isoform X2, with protein MKLMQAPDSLLKDHYLALQARPFYSRLVKYMSSGPVLAMVWQGLDVVKTARTMLGETNPADSKPGTIRGDFCVDISRNVIHGSDSTESARREIALWFNSAELLCWEDNAGSWLYE; from the exons ATGAAACTGATGCAG GCCCCGGACAGCCTGCTGAAGGATCATTACTTAGCGCTGCAGGCTCGGCCTTTCTACAGTCGGCTGGTGAAATACATGAGCTCGGGGCCAGTGCTTGCTATG GTGTGGCAAGGGCTGGACGTGGTGAAGACGGCTCGCACCATGCTGGGGGAAACCAACCCAGCTGACTCCAAGCCCGGCACCATCCGAGGGGATTTCTGTGTGGACATCAGCAG GAATGTGATTCATGGCAGCGACTCAACAGAAAGCGCTCGGCGGGAGATCGCTCTCTGGTTCAACTCGGCGGAGCTGCTGTGCTGGGAAGACAATGCTGGGAGCTGGCTTTACGAGTAA